A window of the Syntrophothermus lipocalidus DSM 12680 genome harbors these coding sequences:
- a CDS encoding B-box zinc finger protein translates to MKRRSQSVNSIDLMAGMLLICDQHPQRQALRKCLMCGVLMCSECMAFGLQFGLIMCEDCVGRLLVLSWS, encoded by the coding sequence ATGAAACGTCGAAGCCAATCTGTTAATAGCATAGATTTGATGGCGGGCATGCTCCTGATTTGTGACCAGCACCCGCAAAGACAGGCTTTGCGCAAATGCTTAATGTGCGGGGTTCTGATGTGCTCGGAGTGCATGGCTTTTGGTCTGCAATTCGGGCTTATCATGTGCGAGGATTGTGTTGGGCGGTTGCTGGTGTTGTCTTGGAGCTAA
- a CDS encoding transglycosylase domain-containing protein has product MRKITLWLVMVLSVVLSAGFTWKLPELNVPQMSIIYDINGREVKGIYQQNRISVGLNQVSPYLIDAFIAVEDKNFYRHHGIDLGGVLRALLVDLRELRVVEGGSTITQQTAKNLFLTQERTLTRKIKELYYTFLLEKQYTKDEILEMYLNTIYFGNGAYGVEAAARTYFAKSASDLTLAESALLAGIPARPSRFNPFVNPEAAKSRQSVVLERMVEEGKISEEEAKRALRQPLQYRRARFIKGDAPYFADMVIDYLVKKYGARMVYQGGLKIYTGLDLDMQEAAQEAYDDTMKDKDKDLQAALVAVDARSGYIKAMIGGRDFAQSQFNRAINAYRQPGSAFKPFLYSLAIEEGYTAASTFTCDWVEFPQPDGTVYRPTDYGDQPYHYRDFTLKEAIMVSDNVVSVKLNNSVGPKRFAEWAKKFGFSGKIRPVLSLALGTSEVTPLEMASALTAFANGGVRAEPVAIIKVLDRNGQVLEEHHPRQSRLVSPENAYIITDMLEGVLEPGGTASHLKSLVGRPAAGKTGTTQEYRDAWFVGYTPQLSCAVWVGYDTQTRTVDLPGGRIAGPIWANFMRKASEKLPVEYFPVPDDIININICMDTGLVATESCPRVMKAAFVKGTEPNEMCYVHQSWWDLIPNTAIDFEP; this is encoded by the coding sequence GTGCGGAAGATTACGCTATGGCTCGTGATGGTTCTGAGTGTGGTGCTGAGTGCCGGTTTTACATGGAAACTGCCTGAGCTTAACGTTCCTCAGATGTCTATAATCTATGACATTAATGGGAGAGAAGTAAAAGGGATATACCAACAAAACCGCATCAGCGTGGGGTTGAATCAGGTGTCCCCCTACCTGATTGACGCGTTTATCGCGGTCGAGGACAAGAACTTTTACCGGCACCACGGTATTGATCTAGGGGGGGTCCTGCGTGCTTTGCTCGTTGATTTGCGTGAATTGCGGGTGGTAGAAGGAGGTAGCACCATAACCCAGCAGACCGCGAAGAACCTCTTCTTGACCCAGGAGAGGACCTTAACCCGGAAGATAAAGGAGCTCTATTACACTTTTTTACTGGAGAAGCAGTACACGAAGGATGAGATACTGGAAATGTACCTCAACACCATTTATTTCGGCAACGGGGCGTACGGGGTGGAGGCCGCCGCCCGTACCTATTTTGCGAAATCGGCGTCGGACCTGACCCTGGCTGAAAGCGCACTTTTAGCAGGGATACCTGCTCGTCCCAGCCGTTTCAACCCGTTTGTAAACCCTGAAGCCGCTAAATCCAGGCAATCGGTCGTTCTCGAGCGCATGGTTGAAGAAGGAAAGATAAGCGAGGAGGAGGCGAAACGAGCTCTACGCCAACCACTTCAGTACCGCAGGGCCAGGTTCATCAAAGGGGATGCCCCTTATTTTGCCGACATGGTTATAGATTACCTGGTCAAGAAGTACGGGGCCCGCATGGTTTACCAGGGCGGGCTGAAGATATACACTGGTTTAGACCTGGATATGCAGGAAGCGGCGCAAGAAGCCTATGACGACACCATGAAAGATAAAGACAAGGACCTACAGGCGGCTTTGGTGGCGGTTGACGCCAGGTCAGGGTATATAAAGGCCATGATAGGGGGGAGGGATTTTGCTCAGAGCCAGTTTAACCGGGCCATCAACGCTTACCGACAGCCCGGTTCCGCTTTCAAGCCATTTTTGTATTCGCTGGCCATAGAAGAGGGGTACACTGCGGCCTCTACCTTTACCTGCGATTGGGTCGAATTTCCACAGCCTGACGGTACGGTATACCGGCCAACTGACTATGGCGACCAGCCCTACCACTACCGGGACTTCACTCTAAAAGAAGCCATAATGGTGTCGGATAACGTGGTATCGGTCAAACTGAACAACAGCGTTGGCCCGAAACGATTTGCAGAATGGGCGAAGAAATTCGGTTTCAGCGGTAAGATCAGACCCGTGCTTTCGCTGGCTCTCGGCACATCTGAAGTAACCCCTTTGGAGATGGCGTCGGCTCTCACCGCTTTTGCCAACGGCGGCGTTAGGGCTGAACCGGTAGCCATCATCAAGGTGTTGGACCGAAACGGACAAGTGCTTGAAGAGCACCACCCGCGACAGTCCAGGTTGGTCTCGCCCGAAAACGCATACATAATAACAGATATGCTGGAAGGGGTATTAGAACCGGGAGGCACCGCTTCTCACCTGAAAAGCTTGGTGGGGAGACCGGCGGCGGGGAAAACCGGGACCACTCAAGAATACCGGGACGCCTGGTTTGTAGGTTATACCCCACAGCTGTCGTGTGCGGTATGGGTCGGTTACGACACCCAGACCAGAACCGTAGACCTGCCTGGAGGGCGCATTGCGGGTCCTATCTGGGCAAACTTTATGCGAAAGGCCTCCGAGAAGCTTCCGGTCGAATACTTCCCCGTTCCGGACGACATCATTAACATTAATATCTGCATGGATACTGGATTGGTGGCGACGGAATCCTGTCCTAGGGTAATGAAAGCGGCCTTCGTCAAGGGGACAGAACCGAACGAAATGTGTTACGTTCACCAGTCTTGGTGGGATCTGATTCCAAACACGGCTATTGATTTTGAGCCATAA
- a CDS encoding NAD(P)/FAD-dependent oxidoreductase gives MTGLKYLFRSGLIGSLAVSNRVFLPAMISGLAGVTGEVSPEMLAYYNARARSQPGVVVVEIACVDAPTGKAALNQLRIDHPRFLPGLRRLAERIKSWGPCAFIQLHHAGRQTTLLATEGQTPLSPSAVPDRSSRYICREMSLEDIELIKDKFIKAAGLAVQAGFDGVEIHAGHGYLLGQFLSPHTNRRQDRYGRDATGRARLIMEIVDGIKAACPGLVVGVRFNVADFVPGGIEPDEGVYLAQLLESAGSDYLSVTGGTHESGLTTVEPASFPEGWRMRLAAKVKKAVSVPVVGGGVIRHPEYAEQVLREGWVDYVFIGRGQLADGEWLTKARLQQSDRIRPCLSCNTCIAQSFYHLAVTCTVNPYIGRETWLNRPTQTSCPRRVVVAGGGPAGMAAAALLAAKGHRVTLIEAKQELGGMLTPASRVPHKRRLAEFRDYLVGELKRRGIDIRLGQRVTPKLLNQLQPEIAVVATGSVPRPCPGLAPGENVVQAVEVLASGELVRNRRVAVVGGGAIGCETALYLARHKNRVIVLEAGEKLAQGLNPMSRRDLLDGLDAAGVEKVTGCVVVEVKGDIVRARDSCGRIFDIEAELVVLAVGLEPYNPLSSMLRTSVPEVYVIGDAVKPRNIAAAIFEAETLARRL, from the coding sequence ATGACGGGGTTAAAGTATTTGTTCCGGTCCGGGTTAATCGGTAGCCTGGCCGTCAGCAACCGGGTATTTCTGCCGGCGATGATCAGCGGTTTGGCTGGTGTAACAGGGGAGGTTAGCCCCGAGATGCTCGCTTATTACAATGCTCGGGCCCGCAGCCAGCCTGGAGTAGTGGTGGTAGAGATTGCGTGCGTTGATGCTCCTACTGGGAAAGCGGCCTTAAACCAGCTTCGTATCGATCATCCGCGATTTCTGCCGGGTTTGAGGCGGCTGGCCGAAAGGATAAAGAGCTGGGGGCCTTGCGCTTTCATTCAATTGCACCATGCCGGGCGGCAGACCACTCTGCTGGCGACGGAAGGGCAGACTCCCTTATCACCGTCCGCGGTTCCTGACCGGTCATCAAGGTACATCTGTAGGGAGATGAGCCTGGAAGATATTGAACTCATAAAGGACAAGTTTATAAAAGCGGCCGGGTTAGCGGTACAAGCGGGGTTTGACGGGGTCGAGATCCATGCAGGGCACGGGTATCTTCTGGGACAGTTTCTTTCACCGCACACTAACCGTCGCCAGGACCGGTACGGAAGGGATGCCACCGGCAGGGCGCGTTTGATTATGGAAATAGTGGATGGGATAAAGGCCGCATGCCCCGGACTGGTAGTTGGGGTTCGCTTTAACGTCGCGGATTTCGTTCCCGGGGGCATCGAGCCGGACGAAGGGGTTTATTTGGCGCAACTCTTGGAATCGGCGGGGTCCGATTACCTTTCCGTCACCGGGGGTACCCACGAATCGGGGCTCACCACGGTTGAACCGGCCTCCTTTCCGGAAGGCTGGAGGATGCGCTTGGCGGCCAAGGTAAAGAAGGCGGTATCGGTTCCGGTGGTGGGAGGGGGTGTGATACGTCACCCTGAATACGCCGAGCAGGTCCTGCGAGAAGGCTGGGTTGACTACGTGTTCATCGGGCGAGGCCAGCTGGCTGACGGAGAGTGGTTGACTAAGGCTAGGTTACAACAAAGCGACCGGATAAGGCCGTGCCTGTCCTGCAACACCTGTATTGCCCAGTCTTTCTATCACCTTGCCGTCACCTGTACAGTCAACCCCTACATAGGGCGAGAAACATGGCTGAACCGCCCAACACAAACCTCATGCCCGAGAAGGGTGGTAGTGGCCGGCGGCGGACCCGCAGGCATGGCGGCTGCCGCCTTATTGGCGGCCAAGGGGCATCGGGTCACTTTGATAGAAGCCAAGCAAGAATTGGGAGGGATGTTGACTCCGGCTTCGCGGGTTCCTCACAAAAGGCGATTGGCCGAGTTTAGGGACTACTTGGTGGGCGAGTTAAAGAGACGCGGGATAGACATCAGGTTAGGGCAGAGGGTTACTCCCAAACTGCTCAACCAGCTTCAGCCCGAAATAGCGGTGGTAGCCACGGGGTCAGTTCCAAGGCCGTGCCCCGGGTTGGCCCCAGGGGAGAATGTGGTCCAGGCTGTGGAGGTTTTGGCCAGTGGTGAACTGGTCAGAAACAGGCGAGTGGCTGTTGTTGGCGGCGGGGCTATAGGGTGCGAAACCGCTTTGTACCTCGCCAGGCACAAGAACCGGGTAATAGTATTAGAAGCTGGTGAAAAGCTGGCTCAAGGCCTTAATCCCATGAGCCGGCGGGATTTACTGGACGGTCTGGATGCAGCGGGCGTAGAGAAGGTTACCGGGTGCGTTGTGGTTGAAGTGAAAGGAGACATCGTAAGAGCCCGGGATTCTTGCGGCAGGATCTTTGATATTGAGGCTGAACTGGTGGTACTAGCCGTGGGGCTCGAACCATACAACCCGTTAAGTAGCATGCTCCGTACTTCGGTGCCCGAAGTTTATGTTATCGGGGATGCGGTTAAGCCGCGAAACATAGCTGCTGCCATCTTTGAAGCCGAGACCCTGGCTAGAAGGTTATAG
- the corA gene encoding magnesium/cobalt transporter CorA — protein MIKTYFYNHAENAMYHDVDLADKDALLSSPCNLLWIDIYDCTEEELKYVGQVFNFHPLAIEDCLQENPRAKIDRYDDYSFFVFHALRYYEEASDDEEEIASIELDVFLGPNYIVTIHPVALWAVGKVARVSRYSAEFMNRGPDYLLYSIIDNIVDDYFPIIERLADRIDELEDDIFTSAHHEINEEMLALRRTILLMRKVLLPQRRLFANMHGRYPFIIREENKPYYLDVIDHLDRILDSVDTFRDLVTSSMEIYYSIVNTRTNEVMRVLTIVSTIMIPLTFITGLYGMNVHIPLQDNPMYFWHILGGMGLLAGFMLFIFRRNRWI, from the coding sequence TTGATCAAGACCTACTTTTATAACCACGCCGAGAATGCTATGTACCATGACGTCGACTTGGCAGATAAAGATGCCCTGCTCAGTTCCCCATGTAACCTGTTATGGATAGATATCTATGACTGCACCGAAGAAGAGCTTAAGTATGTGGGCCAGGTTTTTAACTTTCACCCCCTGGCCATTGAAGACTGCTTGCAGGAAAACCCTCGGGCCAAAATCGACCGCTACGACGATTACAGCTTTTTTGTTTTTCATGCCCTCCGCTACTATGAAGAAGCGAGTGACGACGAAGAAGAAATAGCCAGCATCGAACTCGACGTCTTTTTAGGCCCGAACTATATAGTAACCATACATCCGGTAGCTCTATGGGCAGTTGGTAAGGTAGCGCGCGTTTCCCGGTACAGCGCTGAGTTCATGAATCGAGGTCCTGATTACCTTTTGTACAGCATAATTGACAACATCGTAGACGATTATTTTCCTATCATCGAACGACTGGCCGACCGTATCGATGAATTGGAAGACGATATATTCACCAGTGCTCATCACGAAATAAACGAAGAAATGCTAGCATTGCGCCGTACCATACTCCTTATGCGCAAGGTTCTTCTGCCACAGAGAAGACTGTTCGCCAATATGCATGGACGTTACCCATTTATTATCCGCGAAGAGAACAAACCTTATTATCTGGACGTAATAGACCACCTAGACCGTATTTTGGACTCGGTTGACACTTTCCGCGACCTGGTCACGAGCTCGATGGAAATTTATTACTCTATCGTCAACACGCGTACCAACGAGGTCATGAGGGTCTTGACTATCGTATCTACAATCATGATCCCCTTGACTTTCATCACCGGCTTGTACGGGATGAACGTCCACATACCTCTTCAAGACAATCCCATGTATTTCTGGCACATCCTCGGAGGCATGGGGTTGCTGGCCGGGTTTATGTTGTTTATTTTCCGGCGGAATCGTTGGATATAA
- a CDS encoding Lon protease family protein, which translates to MTTLSKLKPKDLRKLCDPKDFPFASTAELEPLEGIIGQERAVKSVEFGLDIKSEGYNIFLAGISGTGKVTLARNLVEKRAQQDPAPFDWCYVFNFRNPDRPRLLQLPAGKGRRLARDMDRLVNNLRKMISKAFESQHFEMHRNRILGSFLDSTNLMYQKLEKMAQAEGFTISRSQHGISTIPLRDGKPLDQEEFATLDDETKQELLERSKALQEKINEAMREYKELERTVREKMRVLEVETARSVMVPYFAALYETYREHAKVISYLEEVHQDVLENLELFAGQQEEMQFPAALFRRIDKKAAFKRYKVNVLVDNEGRDHAPVVYETNPTYANLFGTIEYESEFGILSTDFTRVRAGAVHRANGGYLILHVTDLFKNFFVWDTLKRVLKNREITIESVLKTFSVTSSEVLEPEPMPVEVKVILIGEPLMYYLLYTYDEEFRQLFKIRADFEVEMPRTGEHVSKYAQFVSCVVRRHGLRHFTREAVARLVDYGTWLAEDQKKLTTLFDRINDIIFEANVWASREKCERVEKRHVQKAIDEKRSRSDLLEAKVLELISEGTIIIDVHGEAVGQINGLAVYSLGDYWFGKPCRITARTFMGEKGVINIEREVRMSGSIHTKGVLTLAGYLGAQYAQDKPLSLSASLTFEQTYEGIEGDSASAAELFAILSSLSGVPIRQGIAVTGSINQNGEIQPIGGVNQKIEGFFKVCKLKGLDGRQGVIIPKQNIANLMLPDEIVDAVRKGKFSIWAIGHVNEGIEILMGKPAGKREANGDFTKDSVHYLVDRQLAKWAERRTRGIGRQGQAEVLPRGRRIRPRREGK; encoded by the coding sequence GTGACTACACTGAGTAAGCTGAAACCTAAGGATTTGAGGAAACTGTGCGATCCTAAGGACTTCCCATTCGCATCGACAGCAGAGCTTGAGCCTCTTGAAGGAATTATTGGGCAGGAGAGGGCAGTCAAATCGGTTGAGTTTGGTTTGGACATAAAGAGCGAAGGCTACAACATCTTTCTTGCCGGCATCAGCGGCACCGGGAAGGTTACCCTGGCGAGGAACCTGGTTGAAAAGAGAGCACAACAGGACCCTGCTCCCTTCGATTGGTGCTACGTTTTTAATTTCCGCAATCCCGATCGCCCGCGGCTTCTGCAGTTACCGGCAGGGAAGGGCAGGCGACTCGCTCGTGATATGGACCGGTTGGTTAACAACCTGCGCAAAATGATTTCTAAAGCCTTCGAAAGCCAGCATTTTGAGATGCACAGAAACAGAATTCTAGGAAGTTTCCTCGATAGCACCAACCTTATGTATCAGAAACTGGAGAAAATGGCCCAAGCTGAGGGGTTTACTATTTCCCGCAGCCAGCACGGGATAAGCACTATTCCGCTGCGAGACGGGAAACCGCTGGACCAGGAGGAGTTTGCCACCCTCGATGACGAGACCAAACAAGAACTGCTGGAGCGGAGCAAGGCCTTGCAGGAAAAGATAAACGAGGCTATGCGCGAATACAAGGAACTCGAGCGGACCGTGAGGGAGAAAATGCGGGTGCTGGAGGTAGAAACCGCGCGTAGTGTGATGGTTCCATACTTCGCGGCGTTATACGAGACTTACCGGGAGCATGCTAAGGTTATTTCTTACCTAGAGGAGGTTCACCAGGACGTGCTGGAGAACCTGGAGTTGTTTGCAGGACAACAGGAAGAGATGCAGTTTCCGGCCGCACTTTTTCGCCGTATAGACAAAAAGGCCGCATTTAAAAGGTACAAGGTCAATGTGCTTGTAGATAACGAGGGACGGGACCACGCGCCTGTCGTTTACGAGACAAACCCTACTTACGCCAACCTCTTTGGCACCATCGAGTACGAGAGCGAATTCGGCATACTGTCCACTGATTTCACACGGGTTCGGGCAGGAGCAGTTCACCGCGCCAACGGAGGGTACCTTATCCTGCACGTGACCGATCTTTTTAAGAACTTTTTTGTTTGGGATACCCTGAAAAGGGTTCTCAAGAACCGGGAGATAACCATAGAGAGCGTTTTGAAGACTTTTAGCGTAACCAGCTCGGAAGTACTGGAACCGGAACCCATGCCGGTCGAAGTCAAGGTGATTCTCATCGGAGAACCGTTAATGTATTATCTCCTGTACACCTATGACGAGGAGTTCCGCCAGCTTTTCAAGATCAGGGCAGACTTTGAAGTGGAGATGCCCCGGACCGGCGAGCACGTTTCCAAATACGCCCAGTTTGTGAGTTGCGTGGTTAGGCGGCACGGGTTGCGCCATTTTACTAGAGAAGCGGTAGCCAGGCTGGTCGATTACGGCACCTGGCTGGCTGAAGATCAAAAGAAACTAACCACGTTGTTCGACCGCATAAACGACATCATTTTTGAGGCCAACGTATGGGCTTCCCGAGAAAAATGCGAGCGCGTAGAAAAGCGGCATGTTCAAAAAGCGATAGACGAAAAGCGTTCCCGCTCTGACCTTTTAGAGGCCAAAGTCCTGGAACTCATAAGTGAGGGAACGATCATAATAGACGTTCACGGGGAGGCAGTCGGGCAGATCAACGGTCTGGCTGTGTATTCGTTGGGCGATTACTGGTTTGGCAAACCATGCCGCATAACCGCCCGCACCTTCATGGGTGAGAAAGGTGTAATCAACATCGAGCGGGAAGTGCGGATGAGCGGGAGCATACACACCAAAGGGGTCTTAACCTTGGCAGGATACCTGGGGGCCCAATACGCCCAGGACAAACCGCTTTCCCTATCCGCCAGCTTGACTTTTGAGCAGACGTACGAGGGGATCGAAGGTGACAGCGCTTCGGCCGCGGAGCTGTTTGCCATACTTTCCAGCCTTTCGGGAGTTCCTATCCGGCAGGGGATAGCGGTGACCGGCTCTATTAACCAGAACGGAGAGATCCAGCCCATAGGAGGCGTAAACCAGAAAATCGAGGGATTTTTCAAGGTATGTAAGCTAAAAGGACTGGATGGGCGTCAAGGAGTTATCATTCCCAAGCAAAACATAGCTAACTTGATGCTGCCGGATGAGATAGTAGACGCAGTTAGGAAAGGAAAATTCTCGATCTGGGCCATTGGCCATGTTAACGAGGGCATCGAGATACTGATGGGAAAACCTGCCGGTAAGAGGGAGGCAAATGGAGATTTCACTAAGGACAGTGTCCATTACCTGGTTGACCGGCAGTTAGCTAAGTGGGCTGAGCGCAGGACCAGGGGCATTGGCCGCCAGGGACAGGCAGAAGTTTTGCCCCGAGGAAGACGGATCCGGCCAAGGAGGGAAGGGAAATGA
- a CDS encoding MBL fold metallo-hydrolase, producing MRVTVTILVENTTPDSRLVGEYGFAAMVQVEDYRFLFDTGSKDALFVNAKRMGVDLDFLDDIVISHGHFDHTGGLEALLKMRGGRRVIIHPDAWLPKFVAGLPGFDEPRFIGMRVTREEVARLGSTIVENSSAYELRPGVLVSGAIPRTNSYEDTGGQFLRRRNEADDYETDLLVDDQAVIIDHPEGLVVVSGCAHSGLINTLEYAQKLTGCSRIQAFIGGTHLMSAGEERLEKTFRALESYDIQRLVVAHCTGFYAAARLYGHFGNKVKKGETGFHFKI from the coding sequence ATGCGGGTCACGGTTACAATTTTGGTGGAAAACACCACCCCAGATTCACGACTGGTAGGGGAATATGGATTTGCAGCTATGGTGCAGGTGGAGGACTATCGTTTCCTATTCGATACCGGTTCTAAAGATGCCTTATTTGTCAATGCCAAAAGGATGGGTGTGGACCTGGACTTCTTAGACGACATCGTGATCAGCCACGGGCATTTCGATCATACCGGGGGCTTGGAGGCCTTGCTCAAGATGCGGGGCGGGCGGCGGGTTATTATTCATCCCGACGCGTGGTTACCCAAGTTCGTGGCAGGCCTGCCCGGTTTCGACGAGCCCCGTTTTATAGGGATGAGGGTTACCAGAGAAGAGGTGGCGAGGCTCGGCAGCACTATTGTCGAAAATTCTTCGGCGTACGAGCTGAGGCCAGGGGTACTGGTATCGGGAGCAATTCCCCGTACCAATTCTTATGAAGACACAGGCGGGCAGTTCCTGCGTCGCAGGAATGAAGCCGATGACTACGAGACCGACCTATTGGTCGATGACCAGGCTGTAATAATAGACCACCCCGAAGGGCTGGTAGTAGTTAGCGGGTGCGCTCATTCGGGGCTAATCAACACCTTGGAGTATGCCCAAAAGCTGACAGGGTGTAGCAGGATCCAGGCATTCATAGGAGGAACTCACCTTATGTCTGCTGGCGAGGAGAGGCTAGAGAAGACTTTTCGGGCTTTAGAGTCATACGATATACAAAGACTGGTCGTTGCCCATTGTACCGGCTTCTACGCGGCAGCTCGGCTGTACGGGCATTTCGGGAACAAGGTGAAAAAAGGGGAGACGGGATTCCATTTTAAGATATAG
- a CDS encoding methyl-accepting chemotaxis protein: MRLNVGTRLMLVFTLVIVIVTGSIAYYASTAFKNEIIKAAEQKLDSDLNMGLELLDQKYPGQWSIGSDGKLYKGDVLMDENFEIVDLVGEKTGDTCTIFKGDTRVSTNVKANGVRKVGTQCAPEVAQAVLKEGQKFVGEADVAGTRNLTTYVPLKDAQGKIIGMFYVGVPATPYDEMAGRLARNMLWGTLIGIVLAGVAAFLLSRSVAGPLQVIEESIQRAAEGDLTRKVEMDAKDEIGRVGASLNVMIDKISSVIAQTQRLAQNVAGVSGQLKKRSDASARLMERMSASCQEMADNAVLQMDMAQQTRDIIKEMSAGIQQVAVGAQESSSASVQASKTAEEGGIQVEQVVRQMEVISSTVNSTAGIVQGLGEKSQRIGEIVDVITGIAEQTNLLALNAAIEAARAGEQGRGFAVVAEEVRKLAEESAEAAKKIAVLIGEIQQEAGRAVKAMDDGTREVANGIQVVAKSGMAFQGIIDGIKKISEHAQEVSAASEEMAAGTDTALQAVNRTAEVAQKTAEAAKQVDTLAGEQLAGLQEVNASAEELNRVIAELEKSIELFKVAG; the protein is encoded by the coding sequence ATGAGGCTCAACGTGGGAACCAGGTTGATGCTGGTTTTTACTCTCGTCATCGTTATAGTTACGGGGTCTATAGCGTATTACGCTTCTACCGCCTTTAAGAACGAGATAATAAAGGCGGCCGAACAAAAGCTCGATTCCGACCTGAATATGGGGCTCGAGTTGCTGGATCAAAAGTACCCCGGGCAGTGGTCGATCGGTTCTGATGGCAAGCTCTACAAAGGCGATGTTTTGATGGATGAGAATTTTGAGATAGTCGATCTAGTGGGGGAAAAGACCGGGGATACCTGCACCATCTTCAAAGGAGATACCAGGGTTTCGACCAACGTCAAGGCCAACGGAGTGCGGAAGGTGGGTACTCAGTGCGCTCCTGAGGTGGCACAAGCGGTTTTGAAAGAAGGGCAGAAATTCGTGGGCGAAGCCGACGTGGCCGGTACCCGCAACCTGACTACATATGTTCCTCTAAAGGACGCCCAAGGCAAGATCATCGGAATGTTTTACGTAGGGGTTCCGGCTACCCCATATGACGAGATGGCTGGGCGCTTGGCCCGGAACATGCTGTGGGGCACTTTGATCGGTATCGTGCTTGCCGGTGTGGCTGCTTTCCTTCTGTCGCGCAGTGTTGCTGGTCCCTTGCAAGTGATTGAGGAGAGCATACAGCGGGCTGCGGAAGGCGACTTGACGCGTAAGGTTGAAATGGATGCAAAAGACGAGATCGGGAGAGTTGGAGCCTCACTCAACGTGATGATCGATAAGATATCTTCGGTCATCGCCCAGACCCAGAGGTTGGCTCAAAACGTCGCCGGGGTTTCGGGGCAGTTGAAGAAGAGGTCAGATGCCAGTGCCCGTCTCATGGAGCGGATGAGTGCCAGTTGCCAGGAAATGGCGGATAACGCGGTCCTGCAGATGGATATGGCCCAGCAGACCCGAGATATAATAAAAGAGATGTCGGCCGGTATTCAACAGGTGGCCGTTGGAGCTCAGGAATCGTCGAGCGCTTCAGTGCAAGCCAGTAAGACAGCGGAAGAAGGCGGAATTCAGGTCGAGCAAGTGGTGCGCCAGATGGAAGTAATAAGCAGCACGGTAAATTCAACGGCCGGTATCGTCCAGGGTTTGGGTGAAAAATCGCAGAGGATCGGGGAGATAGTCGACGTTATCACCGGTATTGCCGAGCAGACTAACCTTCTGGCTCTTAACGCTGCTATCGAAGCGGCTCGAGCAGGAGAACAGGGGCGTGGGTTTGCGGTCGTAGCCGAAGAAGTTAGAAAACTCGCCGAGGAGTCGGCAGAAGCGGCGAAGAAGATAGCGGTGTTGATAGGCGAGATCCAGCAGGAAGCTGGGCGCGCGGTAAAAGCGATGGATGACGGGACCCGGGAGGTAGCAAACGGTATCCAGGTTGTGGCTAAGTCCGGGATGGCCTTCCAGGGCATTATCGATGGGATCAAGAAGATATCCGAACACGCTCAAGAGGTCTCGGCAGCCAGTGAAGAAATGGCAGCGGGAACAGACACGGCCCTGCAGGCGGTTAACCGGACGGCTGAAGTGGCCCAGAAAACGGCTGAGGCTGCAAAGCAGGTAGACACTCTGGCGGGAGAGCAGCTGGCGGGACTGCAGGAGGTCAACGCCTCGGCCGAGGAATTGAACCGGGTAATTGCCGAACTGGAGAAATCTATCGAACTCTTCAAGGTAGCGGGTTAA